The following are encoded together in the Bos javanicus breed banteng chromosome X, ARS-OSU_banteng_1.0, whole genome shotgun sequence genome:
- the LOC133243236 gene encoding uncharacterized protein CXorf66 homolog produces the protein MNLFIYVLLLSIWTNSCLDRNESNGSATAVTTHAEFKQTKLQELRRRLLIIVIGTLITGYMVSCTCLLHYSCDSEEAHTAAKDKKEDITIKASRSSKISFTDSKSPTAGLGDPERQSVVSRIDKSSGPSSPRKVPSSAEKLVRPSSQKKPSKPSAPKKVLGSPPQEKLHRTHSPNKAHRQAHAHKLVSQVSPSYPEKVIKPTWPPSLQCRAKPTKTPLPYPNNQSFPEQSSVDKLTKRQRYLKLKCPASAGRAEILSRPHPVKFCRCYKEKCLVCRAVSEPFITHVSDANKKHVPVTLFSRELKHFYKSYKKKQPKYNTLYGNMHDSDITTYNSDGESDREVIIMCNIKCKEDIYKNSQNN, from the exons ATGAATCTCTTCATTTATGTCCTCCTTTTATCAATTTGGACAAATAGTTGTTTAGATAGAAATGAAAGCAATGGATCTGCTACTGCAG TAACTACACATGCTGAATTCAAGCAGACCAAACTGCAGGAATTACGGCGACGTCTACTCATTATTGTAATTGGTACCCTTATCACTGGCTATATGGTCTCGTGTACCTGCTTGCTTCACTATAGCTGTGATAGCGAGGAAGCCCATACAGCAGCCAA GGACAAGAAAGAAGATATCACCATCAAGGCATCCAGGTCATCTAAAATATCATTTACTGACTCCAAGTCACCGACTGCTGGTCTGGGCGATCCAGAAAGACAATCCGTGGTATCCAGAATAGATAAGTCATCTGGGCCCTCAAGTCCACGAAAAGTTCCTTCAAGTGCAGAAAAGTTAGTCAGGCCCTCGAGTCAAAAAAAACCATCCAAGCCATCAGCTCCCAAAAAAGTGTTAGGATCACCCCCCCAGGAAAAGTTGCATAGAACACACAGTCCAAACAAGGCACATAGGCAGGCTCATGCCCATAAGCTAGTCAGTCAGGTCAGTCCATCCTATCCAGAGAAGGTCATCAAGCCAACTTGGCCACCAAGTCTACAGTGTCGGGCCAAGCCAACCAAAACTCCTCTACCCTATCCAAACAATCAAAGCTTCCCTGAGCAATCAAGTGTAGATAAACTGACCAAACGCCAGAGATATCTTAAACTAAAATGCCCAGCTAGTGCAGGTAGGGCAGAAATATTATCTAGGCCTCATCCAGTGAAGTTTTGTCGATGCTACAAGGAAAAGTGCCTTGTTTGCAGAGCTGTTTCTGAGCCGTTCATCACTCATGTTTCAGACGCAAATAAAAAGCATGTTCCAGTTACACTGTTTTCACGCGAATTGAAGCACTTTTACAAGTCctataaaaagaaacaacccaaatacaaCACACTGTATGGCAACATGCATGACAGTGATATCACAACATACAACAGTGATGGTGAGAGTGACAGGGAGGTGATTATAATGTGCAATATAAAATGCAAGGAAGACATCTATAAAAACTCCCAAAATAATTAA